AATGTCTGAAGATGCCATATATAGATGTATTCACTTTAATGGATCCCAGGGATTCTGTTTTAAACAGGTTTGCCTTTGTTGTAATGTCCTATACTTTTAAAGTTATAAATAAATAGGAAATGTATCTCTTTAATGCTTCATgtttgcatctgtaaaatggtgatagcGATACGTTCTTTTTCcgaccctttgtcttgtctgtgtagactgtaaactctttgcagTGGGGATCCTTATGACATGTTTGTGAAGCCCTTAGCCCAAGGGGGCCCTCATATTGGCAGGGACCTCTATGTGCTTCTGTAATACTAATGATAATTTTTAACTGCAGTGAAAGGACTATGGCATCAGAGCAAACCAAGGATGTTCCTGAGAAATCCACTGCAGGCCAGCTGGCCCCACGAGAATCAGATCCATACAAAGAACTCGACAATTTGCCTGTGAGGTAgggtgtaggggtgtgtgtgtgtgtgtggtcgcTCGCTGATGGTTTGTGTAAAGAGATGCACAAAATCAATCAAATGGTTCCTTTTAATGGCCTCTTACTTCTGCAAAAGCAGCACTGCCCTTAGTGGTAGAAGTCCAATGTGGTGTTAACTCATTGAACTAGCTTATTTTGAGACAGCATGTGGAGGGCATCGAGAGTGGGGAAAATTGAAGACCATTTCTCTACTAGCCCTCTTCTCCCTGCAGACCAGTGCTGGGGATGGTGTTCTAGCTGTAGATTCTGAGTGGAAGTTGCTAAAATCCCTACCAGCAAAGAGAATGGAACCGATTAAAGAGTGTGCGATAAATAGAGCAAAGTATATCAGGGAGGGAGTGTGGCCTAATAGTAACTTGGGTCTCCTTGGTCTGAGattttggctctgccactgacttgccgtGTGGGCTTGGACAAGTTGCTTCTCCTCTATCTGTTTCCCCGGCTGTAATATGAGAACATTGAACTACCTCACAGGGTGATTGTGGGATAtactttttaaagcactttgagagatGTGGGTGAAAGATGCAATCAGAATGCAAAGTATGGATTAGTATCTGTTTCTTTTGAATAGCATAAGTGACCTTTCTATACAAGAAAATGAGAGTGATCCCCTATCATTGGAAGCTGCCGATCATAGCCAACCAATAACAAGTGAGAGTACAGGAGATGCTCATTCAGGAGGAGCAGAAAGAGATCCTGGGATATTGCCGACCGATGCATCACTGCTGGCtgcagaaaacaaaggagaagaACCTATGCCCAGAGCAGTAGGACACTCTGGTGCTGTTTCCAGAGAGACGCAGGCGTGTTCCTCAAATGAAGAGCTGTATCAATCTGATTCAGAGGGTTCAGACAGTGCGGTGGAAGAAGAGAGAACCTTGCTGCATGGGGAAAATCTGCAAACAGTTTCTCTGCACTTCCAGGTTGATGTCCATGCAGAACAGCAACATGCTACCAATAATTGCTCTGAAGGTGAACTGGAAGCGTCACACTTGCATCAGGCCAGAGGGGATGGGGGTCTGGAGCTGGATAGTAAACGCCTGGAGGTGCCACCAAATGGGGAGAATGGGATTGAAAACAGCAGAGTTGCGCAGGACTCAGATCAGGAAGCTTCATCCCAGAAGCCCTCTCAGAACATTGCAGTGCAGGTCAGGTACCAATTTCCTTATGTCCATGAAGCTTGAGTTTTCCCCAGCTTGGTTTttttgatgggggggagggggggtgaagagggggcAGTGTTGGGGGGTGGAAGACAGAAGCACTGATTCCCAACTGAGAGCCTGCTGTGTGCACCAGGCAAGCTCTTCTGGTTTTTTgctcattttgtttgtttcaggcaAGTAAATGCTTAACAGCTCCATATAGGGCCTTTTAATTCACCAATTCACAGTATGTGATGTGGCACAGAGAATCCTGCGGGAACTCTTCCTAGAGACGGGATCCCTTTTAAAGTCCAGTAATTTTCTTAGGTTTGGAACAGTCCTTGTTGTCCTTTGCCAATACGTTCATGCGATATATGCTTCTTGTGGCAGGAAGAACTAAAGCTTCTGTGTCTATTCTGGATGGTTTCTGGTTTCCCTGGTTTGTAGAGGTCATTTTCTAGGCTCCCTGGAAGGGCTCTTTCCTTGGTAGGACGTTACAGATGTCACCCATTTTGTAGGAGGGAAGGATGTGAGGATGGCAGCATAGAAATGAGTGAGCTGGACTGCAGGCATTCCCGATACAAAGCAATACGTGCCTCTGTACCTTGTAAAATCCGTTAGTGTGTGCGTATTGTCTTTTGTAAACAAAAAAGAGGGTGGGGGAATTATGAGCACCAACTGACCTGAGCACTGAGTCTGGTCCCAGTCATGTTGCccaattataataataaaataaataattaatggagatatcccatctcctagaactggaagggaccttgaaaggtcatcgagtccagccccctgccttcactagcaggaccaagtactgattttgccccagatccccaagtggccccttcaaggattgaactcacaaccctgggtttagcaggccaatgctcaaaccactgagttatccctccccccgagcaaCATTGTCTAATGTTGCTTCAAGGCTGATGAATGAAGTGGTGTCAGGGCTGGCTCAGGAGACAACTAAAAGTTCCTCTCAGAGTGGGAACTGTCTGTGCATGAAACTATTGTTTGCACCTCCAAAGAGCTCTAACACAAGTAACCATTTCTACCTTTGCAGACTGACTTCAAGACTGCTGATCTGGAGGTGAACACAGATCAAGATATTGAAAAGAACTTGGTGAGTACTAAAGAACAGCCAGTCTTGTGATTAGAATAGGGGACTACTTCTCAAATTCCTGGGTTCCGATCACAGATCTTTTACTGATTCTGTCACTGGGCAAGTTACTCAGGCCTGAGGAGCCTCCATTCTCTGTTATCAGGGTTTGCaactcagtgaagtcagtgggaactctGGATCCCAACAGGACCACTGAAAATGAGGCCCTAAATCTTCTCTGTTTACTTGCGGGTAAAATGACATTGggtgtgtctatactgcagtgtAGCTCAGGATTGAGGCTCAAGCGTAGCCCCCTTCTGTCTATGCCAAATCATACTAACCCAGGGTCCTGGGACCCCATGAGGTGGTGGGTctaagccaggacccagggttcaagccttattgcttttcagtgtagacacagccccgcTGGACTCATCCTCTGAAAATCtgccaaaagtattccacaatcccatgggctgacTTTTTGTCCCTCTGGACAGTCACgttttcccacaatgcaccatgaacaaagggctagaacGCTAGGAAATCTGGGATATGCAGGTGATTGAAGTTGGCCCTGCATAATGCGGTATAAACTCTGGAGCCTCAATtcgggacccagggttcaacagttCCTCATCtgaggttacaaatgagtgtcgacactcaagccctaggttaacaaacccagagtCTGCTTACACTGCAGCGTAGCTATACCCATTGAGACTTCTCTGatgttggtaaagtgctttgagatcctgtcCAAAGCGCACACCATGATGATGTGATAGTATTTGTATAATTGGGCAGTTTTCTGTGCCACTCGTTCTACATGTGACATACCCAACATGTGAGGCAAGGAGGATCCTGGCAGTTTTTCTTACAGTATGATACCTTGGACCTATCTTGATTTCACTTTGGCCGCAAGGCAATTGAAATACCACTGACTTATTTCTTTCCAAATCTCCCTCACCCTTGCTTCTTTTGAGCTCCTTTGCTTCCAAAGAGTTTGACAAAACCTTCGTGAATTGTCATAGCACTCGTGTTAGGTTGGGAAACATTAATATCATATCTACAGCTGAGAAAATTGCACCCCGGAGACATTAAGTGAATTTCCAAAAGGTAGTATCTAGAACCCGTGAATCTGATTCTTagtccccctctgctctaaccactgacaTACTGCCTCATTTAAATGGCAGCTTTACAGTCCTGTAATTAGTTGTTAGACAAGAAGCTGAAAACTAGTTGATGCCTGCTCCAATGATATGGGGGTGTCTGCCTCTTCTGGTCCAAGAGGGCCTGCGCTTTTTGACTGGGAATCATACTAACCCTGGCTCTTCACAGCCTGCATCTTGCCTTTTCCTGAGCTTTTATACCCTACTGGGATGACTTGCTCTCCTCTGATTGCATCAGCACTTTGTACTGCATGACAGGTCTGTCTGCATCATTCTCTTTGGTGCAGTAGGAGAGAGGAAACAATTACCTACCCTTTTGTCCATTACAGGGCAAAATGATGTCTGAAAGGGCCTTGTTGAAGGAACGTTACCAGGAAGTGCTAGACAAACAGAGGCAGGTGGAGAATCAACTCCAGGTGCAGCTCAAGCAGCTCCAGCAACGAAGGGAAGAAGAGATGAAGAATCACCAGGTATCAAATGAAGCACTTTTTCTCTCAACATCCAGCCTGCCCAGCACCGTTCACAATTGTACTGCTAAACTGGGGTAATCCAGGGCCATGCTGCAGCGCACAAGATGATGCTTGgagaggtcaggaagggatttctctTATGGGGAACATAGCACAACTTGCCAAGTGTGTTATGTGGGGATTCTTCTAAGCATCAGATATTGGTCATGGCAAGAGTCAGGGCAAAGGACTGGTTTAGATGTCGATTTTTTTCCGAATCTTTAATCATATGGACTACATCTAAACAAACAGCATCTCATGGACCGGTCTCTTCCTGTTCATGATCTCCTAACATCCCCATGACAACGACAGCAGTAGCACTAGGGAAGTATTTCATGTATGAATCATAGGAGCTGGGAACAAGGAGAGTTAGCACTGTGTGACCAGTCAGCTCTGGCCCGCAGCTTGAGAGCCATtggattagaccagtggttctcagcctcttCTTCCATACTGTGACCCCTTGTCAGAACAGAAAAAATCTTCAGCACATTCTCTTATCTAGATTTAAAGAAAGGGAGGAAGGTTATTAACCCCTGACACCTGTTTTGGACCTCCCACTCCTCCCCACATGAGAACCTGCAATGTAGACCACTCATCTGTCTTGTGCAGCAGATTCTAGTTTCCTGTTCATAATCCTCAGCCCATTGCCTTGCATGACTGATGATCTAACATTTATCTTTTAAAACCCTTTTGTGGCACGTGTAATTATCCACCCAATTAATTGCATCAagttcagaatttaaaaaaacaatcttgTGGTGAGCTTACGTTCTTTATTTGCTTGGTGCTGGCTATACTCTAGGAGATCCTGAAGGCCATTCAGGATGTGACGATCAAACGAGAAGAGACCAAGAAGAAgatggagaaagagaagaaagaatTCTTGCAAAAGGAGCAGGATCTGAAAGCCGAAATTGAGAAGCTCTGCCAGAAAGGCAGAAGGTATTCCTGTGGGAGAGCAAGTGTTTGTTGAAGTAAAACAGTGTATGATTGAACCCTAGGGCACCTCTGGTTAGTTTGATGCACTAGATGGAGAGTGCATCACCATGTGACACTTTTGACAGTCCAAAAAGATCtctagcagtgtgtgtgtgttaatataTTAGGGGAGGTCTGTTCAGGTTTTAAGCAACTCGGTCTGTAGCTGATCTAAGTATACAGAGGCTCCCCAAAATGAATGTCTTTTCAAAGAGACAATGTTGAGGTTGTTGGCTGTAAAGGCTGACTGATCTTGACGCAGGAGACCTACAGCGGAAGCCCTGAGTACTTGGGGTCACTCAGTCCTTTGGTGCTTTGCCATCTTGGTGTTGTGGCCCAATTTCAGTTTGACTGATGACTCCCTGTCTACCCAGAATTACCCCTGTGGATGGTTTGCTCAGATGCTGCATGGATGGTGCCCTATAGATAGCTAACAGTTTTGGGTGGCTGAGTTGTTCCTTGCTGCtcaccctgagctgctgtggaggGTTGAGTTGGGATGCACTGTAAAACAGCTGCTGTTCTTCTCTAGGGCCAGATGCTGCTTGCCTTTCTCATGCAAACTGCCTCACTGGTTCCAATGGGACTGTTACATGGATaaagtgagcagaatttggctcatactttgtaaagtactttgggtTCCTtttgggagaagggaggggatgaTCTTACACTTTGGGAGAGAGTTTATCATCTACTGTCCCATGCTGTAGGTCTTATTTTGAAGAGCACAGCAATTGCATTTTTCTAAACCGTCCTTCTAAAActaccttaataataataataataataatccaagtACCAAATCCACTTGCTGTGTGTCCCTCTGCAAATAAACTGGTGCTTGGACAATGGCTTTCTTTGCACAATTTCATGACATAGCAAAGATTATGCTCCCCTCAAAGCATCACTGGCATCCTTACAAAAATACGTATGTGGTTGATTTCTCAAAGTAGATCACTGTATAGAGCTCCTGACTTTGATGTGCTTTTAGTTCTGAGCCCTCTACAGCGATAAGTGAAAGGCTCCACTCTTGCAGTAAGTGACTTGGTCTGTCCTTTCTCCCTTTTGCAGGTTACTGAAAGaacaggaggagaaggaaaataaaattgtttctCTAATCGCAGAGCAGTCTGATGAAAAGTAGGACTCTGTTTCTATAAAATGAGTTCTGTGGAATGCTCTCCTTCCATTCCCTTCCCCTTAATTAATTGGAAACATTAAATCACCCACAATAGCTCCAAAGTGAGACTTGCGTCACCTTTTTCCCAGTGGGTGAATGGTGATGCTCCAAGTGAGAGGCTGATAATGCGGACTAGAGACACGTGGGATAGGGTGCCTGCTTTTTgtctcctccccagctctgccaatgcccatcAGTCCCTACCTGTGTTATGCGCAGGCTTATCATGAGCAGAGACTGCCAAGTGCTTCATTGGTGTGGATGAGAATTGGGCCACACAGAATGACTTTGTCACCTCTACCTGTAACTGAACTTGTGCTTGCAGAGGTCTGACTAGTCCATTTATCCCATTGTGCTATCATCTACTTTTGCCCTAATGCTGTTTTTAACTTTGGAGTATTTATGTTCTGAGTAGAGACCGGTTCAAGCTTCAAAGTTCTGTTCCAGAGCCAAACTTGAGTGCTCAGATAATAGTGATGGGCAGTAACATAAGACCCTAAAAATAGAACTTCTTCAGAGTTCGGGCTGTTTGGATCAGGG
The DNA window shown above is from Emys orbicularis isolate rEmyOrb1 chromosome 15, rEmyOrb1.hap1, whole genome shotgun sequence and carries:
- the RNF214 gene encoding RING finger protein 214, which translates into the protein MASEQTKDVPEKSTAGQLAPRESDPYKELDNLPVSISDLSIQENESDPLSLEAADHSQPITSESTGDAHSGGAERDPGILPTDASLLAAENKGEEPMPRAVGHSGAVSRETQACSSNEELYQSDSEGSDSAVEEERTLLHGENLQTVSLHFQVDVHAEQQHATNNCSEGELEASHLHQARGDGGLELDSKRLEVPPNGENGIENSRVAQDSDQEASSQKPSQNIAVQTDFKTADLEVNTDQDIEKNLGKMMSERALLKERYQEVLDKQRQVENQLQVQLKQLQQRREEEMKNHQEILKAIQDVTIKREETKKKMEKEKKEFLQKEQDLKAEIEKLCQKGRRLLKEQEEKENKIVSLIAEQSDEKEVWEMELDKLKNQHNEINRNILEETERAWKAEILSLESRKELLVLKLEEAEKEAELHLTYLKSAPPTLETVRPKQEWEMRLNRIRMTKESVRDQFNGHIQLVRNGAKLSSLPQIPTPTLPPPPSETEFMMPAFQPNPSLTPRLPFPIGPVPVPMLMPSADPRALSFPLLNPVISRPNQPSPPLPASQGRNSPVLASLVSTHGPHMTSAASIPPPPGLGGVKGAHEFHRPQPVDKLEKILEKLLARFPQCNKAQLTNILQQIKTARRTMAGLTMEELNQLVAAKLAEHQGAAVGAQAPATCKLCLMCQKLVQPSELHPMACSHVLHKECIKFWAQTNTNDTCPFCPSPK